The following are from one region of the Leptospira saintgironsiae genome:
- a CDS encoding fatty acid desaturase has translation MEQTKKKLALKTTIFLIATPIIGVIGTGALLFTRGIPLNTWLVYLFMTAATGLAITGGYHRLFSHRAYKASLPVKLFYILFGAAAFQQSVIEWSSDHRIHHRFVDKEEDPYAITKGFWYAHILWLFENRDHRTPVNVNDLYEDKWVKFQDDHYYPIAIFMGFLFPTLLCALWGDALGGLLLAGSLRIAVNHHMTFFINSLAHYKGDQPFSDKHTAKDNWLIALFTFGEGYHNFHHEFQADYRNGIRWFDYDPTKWLINTFAFFGLASDRKTISEEQILRKKMIMEEKALREKLEAKSQTLNQGFEERLEALRNSVQESQARMITLKSAKEEAGKKAVKEAESDYKVALNTWKRFVSGDLAPV, from the coding sequence ATGGAACAAACGAAAAAGAAATTAGCGTTGAAGACCACAATCTTCTTAATAGCGACTCCGATCATCGGGGTCATTGGGACGGGTGCCTTATTATTTACTAGAGGTATTCCATTAAACACATGGCTTGTGTATCTATTTATGACCGCAGCAACCGGGCTTGCGATCACCGGGGGATACCACCGTCTATTTTCGCATAGAGCTTATAAAGCTTCTTTGCCAGTAAAACTGTTTTATATTCTTTTTGGAGCGGCTGCGTTCCAACAATCAGTGATCGAATGGAGTTCTGATCATAGAATTCACCACAGATTTGTAGATAAGGAAGAAGATCCTTATGCGATCACAAAAGGATTCTGGTATGCTCATATTCTTTGGTTATTCGAGAATAGAGATCATAGAACCCCAGTTAATGTGAACGATCTTTACGAAGACAAATGGGTGAAATTCCAAGACGATCATTATTATCCGATCGCTATCTTCATGGGATTTTTGTTCCCTACTCTTCTTTGCGCCCTTTGGGGAGATGCATTGGGTGGATTGTTACTAGCAGGTTCTTTAAGAATTGCTGTGAACCACCACATGACATTCTTCATTAACTCTTTGGCTCATTATAAAGGAGATCAACCTTTCTCTGATAAACATACTGCTAAAGACAATTGGCTCATCGCATTGTTTACTTTTGGAGAAGGATATCATAATTTCCACCATGAGTTCCAAGCCGATTACAGAAACGGTATCCGTTGGTTTGATTATGATCCGACCAAATGGTTGATCAATACTTTCGCATTCTTTGGTTTAGCAAGTGATAGAAAGACTATCTCTGAAGAACAGATCTTGCGCAAAAAAATGATAATGGAAGAGAAGGCTCTACGTGAAAAATTAGAAGCTAAATCTCAAACCTTAAATCAAGGATTTGAAGAAAGATTAGAGGCTTTGCGTAATTCCGTTCAGGAAAGCCAAGCCAGAATGATTACTTTAAAATCTGCGAAAGAAGAAGCGGGCAAAAAGGCCGTTAAAGAAGCTGAGTCTGATTATAAAGTGGCATTGAACACTTGGAAAAGATTCGTTTCTGGAGATCTTGCGCCGGTCTGA
- a CDS encoding transglutaminase family protein, with amino-acid sequence MAEYSVRHLTHYTYEKEVSHCLNLAHLCPTSNERQICREFRIEILPKPKYTEFRTDYFGNTVYSFAVETPHNILSVTAEAKVFTSEPENKKDQAIISASEILQKLKTVTEKEDIEAMEFVGDSPFVSRSVSYKNFLEKYLPMDRPYQEAVLEYVKRFREDFKFKAGSTNIYTPLDEVLEKKEGVCQDFTHLSVAAFRSMGLPCKYVSGYIETYPPPGKPKLRGSDATHAWISVYCPGQGWFDFDPTNGKAITDEYIHTSLGRDFSDVSPLKGILFGGGKHKLKVEVDVSQLGDPNAIGNHI; translated from the coding sequence ATGGCTGAGTATTCAGTTCGTCACCTGACACATTATACTTACGAGAAGGAAGTTTCTCATTGTTTGAATCTGGCTCATCTTTGTCCTACATCTAATGAGAGACAGATTTGCAGAGAGTTTAGAATAGAAATTCTTCCTAAACCTAAATATACTGAATTCAGAACCGACTATTTTGGAAATACTGTATATTCATTTGCAGTGGAAACACCTCATAATATTCTGTCAGTCACTGCAGAAGCAAAAGTTTTTACTTCTGAACCTGAGAATAAAAAAGACCAAGCTATAATCTCTGCCTCTGAAATATTACAAAAACTGAAAACAGTTACTGAAAAAGAAGATATAGAAGCAATGGAATTTGTAGGAGACTCTCCTTTCGTAAGTCGTTCCGTTTCTTATAAGAACTTTTTAGAAAAATATCTGCCAATGGATCGTCCGTATCAAGAAGCTGTTTTGGAATATGTAAAAAGATTTCGAGAAGACTTTAAGTTTAAGGCAGGAAGTACTAATATTTATACACCCTTGGACGAGGTACTTGAAAAAAAAGAGGGAGTCTGTCAGGACTTTACTCATCTTTCTGTGGCTGCTTTTCGTTCTATGGGTTTGCCTTGCAAATATGTTTCAGGTTATATAGAAACGTATCCGCCTCCTGGAAAACCTAAATTAAGAGGAAGTGATGCAACTCATGCTTGGATTTCTGTTTATTGTCCCGGTCAAGGTTGGTTCGACTTCGATCCTACAAATGGAAAAGCGATCACCGATGAGTATATTCATACTTCTTTAGGCAGAGATTTTTCGGATGTTTCTCCGTTGAAAGGGATCTTATTCGGAGGAGGGAAACATAAATTGAAAGTAGAAGTGGATGTTTCTCAGTTAGGAGACCCTAACGCTATCGGAAACCATATTTGA
- a CDS encoding circularly permuted type 2 ATP-grasp protein produces the protein MNQRTSQAANLLSGYKPAPGVYDELCLPDGKSRDKYEFLLRSLNNLGGAELRRRKEDSLRILKESGVTYNVYGDERERAWGLDLFPLLMDSKEWDGIERGLAQRSELLNEILKDVYGPKRALYEKKIPHEILFQSGGFLRACAPVYDFTNFRLAFLATDISRDSQGNFYVIGDRVQAPSGSGYALENRIVLSRIFPSLYRDSQVHRVALYFRALRRTLNSFSSNKDREPLTILLTPGPGNETYFEHAYLAGYLGYTLAQAEDLTVRDNKVFLKTIEGLQQVDVIFRRVDDWYMDPLELKGDSLLGVPGILGAVRAGTITVANPIGSGFLENRAIHAYLPSLCKFYLGEDLILPNVPTLWMGDENSRKEVFSNPHKYTIKPAIRSPLDPSVFLSTLKESEMLDLRTKVEARPERYVAQEILTGSTSPIFSGDSEELLIGKSVLRTFTCLSENGYTSMPGGLVRVSTKADELIITNQRGAISKDLWILASEEKKEFSLLPGQIGRMPIKRKGSGIPSRVADNMFWMGRYAERAENMSRLLRETVHKILEAEESYEKEQFSILLGILDQLSGFSLGFFETNGLDSLDSIREKIFQLATSPYSSGSIRHDLNFFVGSTKAVRDRISDDTRYLISRLESETPRNSSYDEVLEYLQKLVNLFASLSGLANESMSRETGYFFLDMGKRLERAQFIARLLLSTIERSSVYNKSIFESLLNVNDIRITYRRRYKYRVEAESVVDILIFDESNPRSLAFQLERLRENTLFSSSGKDEEISEEIQRLTDVLVRFSEEDAKRLFEYADPAGGLRRWLEDILSQLKSVSDAVATKYFRYVENQVRLGGPYG, from the coding sequence ATGAATCAGAGAACTTCCCAAGCCGCAAATCTTCTCTCCGGATATAAGCCTGCTCCAGGAGTCTATGACGAGCTATGCCTCCCTGACGGAAAGTCTAGGGACAAATACGAATTTTTACTTCGTTCTTTAAATAATCTAGGTGGCGCAGAATTAAGAAGGCGCAAAGAGGATAGCCTCCGCATCTTAAAAGAAAGCGGAGTAACGTATAATGTTTACGGAGACGAAAGAGAAAGAGCCTGGGGACTGGATCTTTTTCCTCTTCTCATGGACAGTAAAGAATGGGATGGGATCGAAAGAGGTCTTGCCCAAAGATCCGAACTACTTAACGAAATCTTAAAAGACGTTTACGGTCCTAAAAGGGCTTTATACGAAAAAAAGATCCCTCACGAGATCCTATTCCAATCCGGTGGATTTTTAAGAGCATGTGCTCCAGTTTATGATTTTACAAATTTCCGTTTGGCATTTCTTGCCACAGATATCAGCCGTGATAGCCAAGGTAATTTTTATGTAATTGGAGATCGAGTCCAGGCTCCTTCCGGTTCGGGATACGCTTTAGAAAATCGTATTGTTCTTTCTCGTATTTTTCCTTCTCTTTATAGAGACTCTCAAGTTCATAGGGTTGCATTATATTTCAGGGCATTAAGAAGAACTTTAAATTCATTTTCTTCTAATAAAGATAGAGAACCACTAACTATTCTTCTTACTCCAGGCCCTGGAAACGAAACTTATTTTGAGCATGCGTATCTCGCAGGATATCTGGGATATACTTTAGCCCAGGCAGAAGATCTAACTGTTAGAGATAATAAGGTATTTCTGAAAACGATAGAAGGTTTACAACAAGTGGATGTGATCTTCCGTCGTGTGGACGATTGGTATATGGATCCTCTTGAGTTAAAGGGAGATTCTCTATTGGGAGTTCCTGGTATTTTAGGAGCAGTGAGAGCAGGGACTATCACTGTTGCAAATCCAATCGGTTCCGGATTTTTAGAGAATCGCGCAATTCATGCATATCTTCCTAGTCTATGTAAATTTTATTTGGGAGAGGATCTTATCCTTCCAAATGTTCCAACTCTTTGGATGGGAGATGAAAATTCTCGCAAAGAAGTATTCTCCAATCCACATAAATATACGATTAAGCCGGCAATTCGTTCTCCTTTGGATCCTTCTGTCTTTCTTTCTACTTTGAAAGAAAGTGAAATGCTGGACCTAAGAACCAAGGTAGAAGCAAGACCAGAACGTTACGTGGCACAAGAAATTCTCACAGGCTCTACATCTCCAATTTTTTCAGGCGATTCAGAAGAATTACTGATCGGTAAATCAGTCTTAAGAACTTTTACCTGTCTTTCCGAGAATGGATATACAAGCATGCCTGGTGGACTCGTGAGGGTTTCTACTAAGGCGGATGAACTTATTATCACAAACCAAAGAGGAGCCATTTCCAAGGATCTTTGGATCTTAGCTTCGGAAGAGAAGAAGGAGTTCAGTCTTCTCCCTGGCCAGATAGGAAGAATGCCTATCAAAAGAAAAGGTTCCGGTATTCCGAGTAGAGTTGCAGACAATATGTTCTGGATGGGACGTTATGCGGAACGTGCAGAGAATATGTCTAGGCTTCTTAGAGAGACAGTTCATAAGATCTTGGAAGCAGAAGAGTCTTACGAGAAAGAACAATTCTCTATTTTACTTGGTATCTTGGACCAACTTTCAGGATTTAGTCTCGGGTTTTTCGAAACAAATGGATTGGATTCTTTGGATTCTATCCGAGAGAAAATTTTCCAATTAGCGACTTCTCCTTATTCTTCCGGAAGCATCCGCCATGACTTGAATTTTTTTGTAGGAAGTACGAAAGCGGTTCGAGACAGGATTTCCGACGATACACGTTATTTGATCTCCAGATTAGAATCAGAAACTCCTAGAAATTCAAGTTACGACGAAGTGTTGGAATACCTACAAAAGCTTGTGAATCTATTTGCCTCTCTCTCCGGACTTGCGAATGAAAGTATGAGCCGCGAGACTGGATACTTCTTCCTGGATATGGGAAAAAGATTAGAAAGAGCGCAGTTCATAGCAAGGCTCTTACTTTCCACAATCGAAAGATCTTCTGTATATAATAAAAGTATATTCGAAAGTCTTTTGAATGTGAACGATATTCGGATCACTTACAGAAGACGTTATAAATATAGGGTAGAAGCAGAATCAGTAGTGGATATTCTGATCTTCGACGAAAGTAATCCTCGCTCACTCGCATTTCAGTTGGAAAGATTAAGAGAGAATACATTATTCTCTTCTTCCGGAAAAGACGAAGAAATTTCAGAAGAGATCCAAAGACTCACAGATGTTTTAGTTCGTTTCAGCGAAGAAGATGCAAAACGACTTTTCGAATATGCGGATCCAGCCGGAGGACTTCGCAGATGGCTCGAAGATATTCTTTCCCAATTGAAATCAGTCTCTGACGCAGTTGCTACGAAATACTTCCGCTATGTGGAAAACCAAGTTAGATTGGGAGGACCTTATGGCTGA